One [Clostridium] saccharolyticum WM1 DNA segment encodes these proteins:
- a CDS encoding AzlD domain-containing protein yields MNNRIYLYILVMAAVTYFIRVLPLTLIRREIKNPFIRSFLYYVPYVTLSVMTFPAILFATKSIWSGAGALVTAAILAYKEKSLFQVSIAACFVVFVMELFL; encoded by the coding sequence ATGAATAACCGGATTTATCTTTACATATTGGTCATGGCCGCAGTTACCTATTTCATCCGTGTTCTTCCACTGACTCTGATCCGGCGGGAGATAAAAAATCCGTTTATCCGGTCCTTCCTATATTATGTCCCATATGTGACACTGTCAGTAATGACATTTCCAGCCATTCTTTTTGCCACCAAAAGTATCTGGTCCGGTGCCGGGGCCCTGGTCACAGCCGCCATACTGGCCTATAAAGAAAAAAGTCTGTTCCAGGTTTCCATAGCTGCCTGCTTCGTAGTTTTTGTTATGGAATTATTTTTGTAA
- a CDS encoding ferritin-like domain-containing protein, whose protein sequence is MDLSALAFADNSPWPPIEIISQNKRYGAAMLSNIGACNSEMSAISLYIYNGMITKSYFFDIAECFHKISIVEMHHLHTFGELSIMLGADPRLWSIQNGQTRYWSPACNRYPTRIGALVANSLASELETIKKYQAQAEWIEDCRIKAILNRIIADELCHVQIFRLILAELNDDLFSPPPGCHICGESACPDSHISETT, encoded by the coding sequence ATGGATTTATCTGCTCTTGCTTTTGCCGACAATTCTCCCTGGCCTCCCATAGAGATCATTTCTCAAAATAAGCGGTATGGGGCAGCCATGCTTTCCAACATAGGCGCCTGCAACTCCGAAATGTCAGCTATCAGTCTTTATATCTACAACGGTATGATAACAAAAAGCTATTTCTTTGATATAGCGGAATGCTTTCATAAGATCAGCATTGTTGAAATGCATCATTTACATACCTTTGGGGAACTTTCCATTATGCTGGGCGCTGATCCCAGGCTTTGGAGCATCCAAAACGGGCAAACCAGGTATTGGTCTCCCGCCTGCAACCGTTATCCCACCCGGATCGGGGCTTTGGTAGCCAACTCCCTGGCAAGCGAGCTGGAAACCATTAAAAAATACCAGGCCCAGGCGGAGTGGATCGAAGACTGCAGGATCAAGGCAATCTTAAACAGGATCATTGCAGATGAGCTTTGCCATGTGCAGATCTTCCGGCTCATACTTGCTGAGCTTAATGATGATCTTTTTTCCCCTCCTCCCGGCTGCCATATATGCGGGGAAAGTGCCTGTCCTGACAGCCATATTTCCGAAACTACATAA
- a CDS encoding endonuclease MutS2, translating into MNHTFRILEFNLILEKLMEFAHTEAAKERISQLTPCLKEGEVKKSLRDTTEARTIIDRMGLPPAVSMAGLQEIISTAEQGGCLSAEELERTGGMLTAVKRYKEFLNRCKYLELGLPYYEQDLDPLEGLAREIYESVRNGKVEDSASKYLRNIRQDVARLEEKLRTKAEAILRGNKKYFSDSYVTIRNGRLCLPVKKDYKTWVPGSVIDQSSTGSTLFIEPAAIAELNGELELLRIEEENETRRILYRLTASVEDNLQVLEEDKRLLEKLDFLFAKGSLSASMAGIEPGINTDRIIKIVNGRHPFMAQETVVPLEFELGTEGRGIVITGPNTGGKTVAIKTVGLFALMAQCGLHVPCGKADLCMNSQVLCDIGDGQNITENLSTFSAHITNVMKILHAAGPESLVILDELGSGTDPGEGMGIAIAILEELRNSGCLFLATTHYPEVKTYAKETEGITNARMAFDKETLKPLYRLEIGEAGESCALSIAKRLGMPDSMIRKARRYAYGEEEGLLAEGTDSLKEKTVVKKTGGPVIEKQKKTAGNKNIMEQKFVIGDSVLVYPDEKKGIVCRPVNEKGLLQVQMPDKKIWINQKRVKLLVAAGELYPEDYDFSIIFDTVENRKARHKMEKGYQKDLEIRMD; encoded by the coding sequence ATGAATCACACATTTCGGATTTTAGAATTTAATCTTATTTTAGAAAAACTTATGGAATTTGCACACACGGAAGCGGCGAAAGAAAGAATCAGCCAACTGACCCCATGCTTAAAAGAGGGGGAAGTGAAAAAAAGTCTGAGGGATACGACGGAAGCAAGGACCATTATTGACCGGATGGGGCTTCCGCCTGCAGTCAGTATGGCGGGCTTGCAGGAGATCATAAGCACGGCAGAGCAGGGGGGCTGCCTTTCTGCAGAGGAGCTGGAACGCACAGGAGGAATGCTTACGGCGGTGAAACGGTATAAGGAATTTTTAAACCGGTGCAAGTATTTAGAACTTGGTCTGCCTTATTATGAGCAAGACTTAGATCCGCTGGAGGGTCTGGCAAGGGAAATTTATGAAAGCGTCAGAAATGGAAAAGTAGAAGACAGCGCCAGCAAATATTTAAGAAACATTCGACAGGACGTAGCCAGACTGGAAGAAAAACTGAGGACAAAAGCGGAAGCTATATTAAGAGGAAATAAAAAATATTTCTCAGATTCTTATGTGACCATAAGAAACGGCAGGCTTTGCCTTCCTGTAAAAAAAGATTACAAAACTTGGGTTCCCGGCAGTGTCATTGACCAATCCTCAACCGGCTCTACCCTTTTTATTGAGCCGGCAGCCATTGCAGAGCTTAACGGAGAACTGGAGCTTTTAAGGATCGAAGAAGAAAATGAAACAAGAAGGATTTTGTATAGGCTCACTGCTTCCGTGGAAGATAATTTGCAGGTGCTGGAGGAGGATAAACGGCTTCTGGAAAAGCTGGATTTTCTGTTTGCAAAGGGAAGCTTAAGTGCTTCAATGGCAGGCATTGAACCTGGGATCAATACAGACCGGATCATAAAGATCGTAAACGGCCGCCATCCGTTTATGGCCCAGGAAACCGTTGTGCCTCTAGAGTTTGAACTGGGAACGGAAGGACGGGGCATTGTTATCACAGGGCCCAATACGGGAGGAAAGACCGTAGCCATTAAAACCGTGGGACTTTTCGCCCTCATGGCGCAATGCGGCCTGCATGTGCCCTGCGGGAAAGCCGACCTATGCATGAACAGCCAGGTGCTCTGCGATATTGGAGATGGACAGAACATTACGGAAAACCTGTCCACCTTTTCTGCCCACATCACCAATGTAATGAAGATTCTTCATGCAGCAGGCCCGGAAAGTCTGGTCATTCTGGATGAACTGGGATCAGGAACCGATCCCGGGGAAGGCATGGGCATCGCCATCGCCATACTGGAAGAATTGAGAAACAGCGGCTGCCTTTTTCTGGCGACCACACATTATCCGGAGGTAAAGACTTACGCCAAAGAGACAGAAGGAATCACCAATGCCAGGATGGCCTTTGACAAGGAAACCTTAAAGCCGCTTTACCGCTTGGAAATCGGGGAAGCCGGGGAAAGCTGTGCTCTCTCCATAGCCAAACGTCTGGGTATGCCCGATAGTATGATAAGGAAAGCCAGAAGGTATGCTTACGGAGAAGAGGAAGGGCTTTTGGCTGAGGGGACGGATTCCTTAAAAGAAAAGACCGTTGTTAAAAAAACAGGCGGCCCAGTAATCGAGAAGCAGAAAAAAACGGCAGGGAATAAAAATATCATGGAGCAAAAGTTCGTCATCGGAGACAGTGTTCTTGTTTATCCTGATGAGAAAAAGGGGATCGTATGCAGACCTGTCAATGAGAAAGGATTGCTTCAGGTTCAGATGCCGGATAAGAAGATCTGGATCAATCAGAAGCGGGTGAAGCTTCTGGTGGCTGCCGGGGAGCTTTATCCGGAAGATTATGATTTTTCCATCATTTTTGATACGGTTGAAAACAGGAAAGCAAGGCATAAGATGGAAAAAGGATATCAAAAGGACCTTGAAATCAGAATGGATTGA
- a CDS encoding cyclic-di-AMP receptor, whose amino-acid sequence MKIIYAIVSSDDGNRVTDVLNEHQFSVTKLATTGGFLKKGNSTLMIGTDDGQVEEVITLIKDTCGKRQKITCNVPAPNIASVSAGYMMMPMTVELGGATIFVTDVERFEKI is encoded by the coding sequence ATGAAGATTATTTACGCGATCGTCAGCTCCGATGATGGAAACAGGGTGACCGATGTGCTGAATGAACACCAGTTCAGTGTGACAAAACTTGCCACAACAGGTGGTTTCTTAAAGAAAGGAAACTCTACGTTAATGATCGGTACCGATGACGGACAGGTAGAGGAAGTCATCACCCTGATTAAAGATACCTGCGGAAAACGCCAGAAAATTACCTGCAACGTTCCGGCACCCAATATTGCATCTGTCTCGGCAGGATATATGATGATGCCCATGACAGTGGAACTTGGCGGAGCTACTATATTTGTGACTGATGTGGAACGATTCGAGAAGATTTGA
- a CDS encoding ABC-2 transporter permease, which produces MKSLVLKDLYNIGHNAKSMVFVLLILAFSLIPSAGVEAYIVMSGILCSMMIITTFSFDDHSNWLKYAMITPVTKKDVVAGKFVVLLIFSAIGAVTGMITGSIGGLIAHKVIFASARDIFKLLYAGLASFVVAEFAGSMSIPLLFQFGAEKARLLMLISCMIPAGVFYAVYKLFSLLGVSVTDHSIIILSYFSPILVLAWNLVMYKVSYVLFARKDL; this is translated from the coding sequence ATGAAAAGTCTGGTTTTAAAAGATTTATACAACATCGGGCATAATGCCAAATCCATGGTTTTTGTACTGCTCATATTAGCTTTCTCTCTTATTCCTTCTGCCGGAGTGGAAGCCTATATCGTTATGAGCGGCATACTGTGCAGCATGATGATCATTACCACATTCAGCTTTGATGATCATTCCAATTGGTTGAAATATGCAATGATAACCCCGGTTACCAAAAAGGATGTGGTGGCAGGAAAATTTGTTGTTCTCCTGATCTTTTCTGCTATAGGTGCCGTAACCGGTATGATTACCGGTTCTATAGGCGGCCTGATTGCCCATAAGGTTATTTTCGCCAGCGCAAGAGACATATTCAAGCTCTTGTATGCCGGTTTGGCAAGCTTTGTCGTTGCAGAGTTTGCTGGAAGTATGTCAATTCCTCTTTTGTTTCAGTTTGGAGCGGAAAAAGCCCGATTATTAATGCTTATTTCCTGCATGATTCCCGCTGGGGTCTTCTATGCTGTTTATAAGCTCTTCAGCCTGTTGGGTGTTTCCGTTACAGATCACTCCATAATAATCCTTTCATACTTCTCTCCCATCCTCGTACTGGCCTGGAATCTGGTAATGTATAAGGTCAGCTATGTTCTCTTTGCTAGGAAGGATCTTTAG
- a CDS encoding ABC transporter permease: protein MRVIIKRNLRLYFRDKNAVFFSLMAIIIIIVLYAVFLGDAWLDNSMKDLKHAQVLMNSWLVSGLLAVTSVTTTMGALGTMIDDKVRKINKDFDSSPMKRSSIAGGYIGSSFLIGVIMSLITAVAAEIYIVSSGGQWLTCFACIKVFFLVLLTALTNTSLVCFAVSFFKSHREFNAASTIIGTLIGFLTGIYLPVGALPSWVQTIVKLFPVSHAASLLRQVLMEVPMKNSFDGIPVVYLEGFKEYMGVTFRIKGYDVPPVFSIILLLCTSAVFYSLSLFLLSGKRSS from the coding sequence ATGAGAGTTATTATAAAACGTAATTTAAGACTGTATTTTCGTGATAAAAACGCGGTTTTTTTCTCCCTCATGGCTATTATCATCATTATCGTTCTTTATGCGGTGTTTTTGGGAGATGCCTGGCTGGATAACTCCATGAAAGATTTAAAGCATGCCCAGGTACTTATGAACAGCTGGCTTGTGTCGGGGCTTCTTGCAGTAACTTCAGTAACTACCACAATGGGTGCCTTGGGCACTATGATTGATGATAAGGTCAGGAAAATCAACAAGGATTTTGATTCCTCTCCCATGAAAAGAAGCAGTATAGCAGGCGGATATATCGGGAGTTCGTTTTTGATCGGCGTCATCATGTCTCTTATAACGGCTGTGGCTGCGGAAATTTATATCGTATCCAGCGGCGGCCAGTGGCTCACATGTTTCGCCTGCATCAAGGTCTTTTTTCTGGTTCTTCTTACTGCATTAACCAATACCTCTTTGGTTTGCTTTGCGGTGTCTTTTTTTAAGAGCCATAGAGAATTCAACGCAGCCAGCACCATCATAGGAACCCTCATCGGATTTCTGACCGGCATATACCTTCCCGTCGGGGCCTTGCCTTCATGGGTACAAACGATTGTAAAATTATTCCCTGTATCACATGCAGCCTCTCTGCTCCGCCAGGTGCTTATGGAGGTTCCCATGAAGAACTCATTTGACGGAATCCCTGTTGTTTATCTGGAGGGATTTAAGGAGTACATGGGAGTGACCTTCCGCATAAAAGGATATGACGTGCCCCCGGTTTTTAGTATCATACTTTTGCTTTGCACGTCGGCCGTGTTTTATAGCCTATCCCTTTTTCTATTGTCTGGAAAAAGAAGTTCCTGA
- a CDS encoding NUDIX hydrolase, whose amino-acid sequence MRHENLTTLCYIQREDSYLMLHRIKKKADMNQDKWLGVGGHLEAGESPEECLIREVKEETGLTLLSYRLRGVITFVSDQYPDEYMFLYTADGYEGDLAECPEGTLKWIPEEEISRLSLWEGDRIFFELLMADIPFFSLKLVYSGDHLAEALLNGKSLAAPFPDTKDPS is encoded by the coding sequence ATGAGACATGAAAATTTAACAACACTGTGTTATATCCAAAGGGAAGACAGCTATTTGATGCTGCACCGGATTAAAAAGAAGGCTGATATGAACCAGGACAAGTGGCTGGGAGTCGGAGGCCATTTGGAGGCGGGGGAAAGTCCGGAGGAGTGTCTGATCCGGGAGGTAAAGGAGGAGACAGGCTTAACTTTGCTTTCCTACCGCCTTAGAGGAGTGATAACCTTTGTGTCAGACCAGTACCCCGATGAATACATGTTTTTGTACACGGCTGACGGGTATGAAGGGGATTTGGCTGAGTGCCCGGAAGGGACGTTAAAATGGATACCTGAGGAAGAAATCAGCCGTCTGTCTCTTTGGGAAGGAGACCGCATTTTCTTTGAACTGTTAATGGCGGACATACCTTTCTTCTCCCTGAAGCTTGTATACAGCGGGGATCATCTGGCGGAAGCCCTGTTAAACGGCAAGTCACTGGCTGCCCCATTTCCTGATACTAAAGATCCTTCCTAG
- a CDS encoding ABC transporter ATP-binding protein: MDPILQVENLTKQYSGFMLDHVSFSVPKGTIMGLIGENGAGKSTTINAILDLVQRDEGVVKFGGQELSSDPKSIKENIGVVFDGIHFYETLTPAKIGRISAAAYEQWDDAIYNLYLKKFQLPPRKEIKTFSRGMKMKLGIAAALSHKPKLLILDEATSGLDPVMRDDILDLFLDFVQDENHSILMSSHISSDLEKVADYITFIHEGRVMFSKQKDELRYQYGIIRCKTAEFHAIDKSEILAYRKRDYQWDVLVADKEKARRKYKSSVVVDDASIDDILLLYVKGDQVK; this comes from the coding sequence ATGGACCCGATTTTACAGGTTGAAAATCTGACGAAACAATATTCTGGTTTTATGCTGGATCATGTATCGTTTTCCGTACCCAAAGGCACCATTATGGGATTGATCGGCGAGAACGGCGCCGGTAAAAGCACTACAATCAATGCGATCCTTGATCTTGTCCAAAGGGATGAAGGTGTCGTCAAATTTGGGGGACAGGAACTTTCTTCCGATCCTAAAAGCATCAAAGAAAACATCGGAGTCGTATTTGACGGCATTCATTTCTACGAAACACTCACGCCGGCCAAAATCGGCAGAATATCGGCAGCCGCCTATGAACAGTGGGATGATGCCATTTACAATCTTTATTTAAAAAAGTTCCAGCTACCGCCCCGTAAAGAAATTAAAACATTTTCCAGGGGAATGAAAATGAAGCTTGGCATTGCTGCTGCCCTTTCCCATAAGCCAAAGCTTTTGATCCTGGATGAAGCAACCAGCGGACTTGACCCGGTCATGCGTGATGATATTCTGGATTTGTTTCTGGACTTTGTGCAGGATGAGAATCATTCCATATTAATGTCTTCCCATATTTCCTCGGATTTAGAAAAGGTGGCAGATTATATTACCTTTATCCATGAAGGAAGGGTTATGTTCAGCAAGCAAAAGGATGAATTGCGCTATCAATATGGCATCATCCGGTGCAAAACGGCTGAGTTCCATGCCATAGACAAATCGGAGATCCTTGCATACAGAAAACGCGACTACCAGTGGGATGTACTGGTGGCTGATAAGGAAAAGGCACGCCGCAAGTATAAATCCTCTGTGGTGGTGGATGATGCTTCTATAGACGATATTCTTCTTCTCTATGTGAAAGGAGATCAGGTAAAATGA
- a CDS encoding cytidine deaminase, with protein MIKNMLVAEAYEAQKMAYVPYSDFCVGAALLAKNGKVYRGCNIENASYTPTNCGERTAFFKAVSEGVTEFDAIAIVGNKRGEKGELCAPCGVCRQVMAEFCDPEEFKIILAAGEETSVYSLKELLPLGFTKKNLDMGRF; from the coding sequence ATGATAAAAAATATGCTGGTGGCAGAGGCTTATGAGGCTCAGAAGATGGCTTATGTGCCTTATTCGGATTTTTGTGTCGGAGCTGCCCTGCTTGCCAAAAATGGAAAGGTATACCGGGGCTGCAACATTGAAAATGCATCCTATACACCCACAAACTGCGGGGAACGCACGGCGTTTTTCAAGGCGGTTTCAGAAGGGGTCACGGAATTTGATGCCATTGCCATTGTAGGAAATAAAAGAGGAGAAAAGGGAGAATTATGTGCTCCCTGCGGGGTTTGCCGGCAGGTTATGGCGGAATTTTGTGACCCTGAGGAATTTAAGATCATTCTGGCAGCAGGGGAGGAAACGTCTGTATATTCCTTAAAGGAGCTGCTGCCTTTGGGGTTTACAAAAAAGAATTTAGATATGGGGAGGTTTTAG
- a CDS encoding NUDIX hydrolase, whose protein sequence is MDGRESFRKTVEAFLPCNEQEERDKEMILQYLSSGEPVFSRENAGAHMSASAWVVNKSRDKVLMAYHNIYDSWAWTGGHADGETDLLKVAVREAMEETGVTTVRPVTGDIFSLEVLTVDGHEKRGAYVSSHLHLNVTYLLEADDRETLRRKEDENSAVGWFALDQCLMAVNEPWMRDRIYKKLLNKWRDRNY, encoded by the coding sequence ATGGACGGCAGAGAGAGTTTTAGGAAAACAGTAGAAGCCTTTTTGCCCTGTAATGAGCAGGAAGAAAGAGACAAAGAGATGATTCTCCAATATTTGTCATCAGGGGAACCTGTATTTTCCAGGGAAAATGCCGGAGCCCATATGTCGGCGTCAGCCTGGGTGGTAAACAAGTCCCGGGATAAGGTCCTCATGGCTTATCATAACATTTATGACTCCTGGGCATGGACCGGTGGCCACGCAGACGGAGAAACGGATCTTCTTAAGGTGGCGGTCCGGGAAGCCATGGAAGAAACAGGGGTTACAACTGTTAGGCCTGTGACAGGGGATATTTTTTCCTTAGAAGTGCTGACGGTGGACGGACATGAAAAAAGGGGTGCTTATGTTTCATCCCACCTTCACTTAAATGTAACCTATCTGCTGGAAGCGGATGACAGGGAAACTCTTCGGAGAAAAGAGGATGAGAACAGTGCCGTGGGCTGGTTTGCCCTGGACCAGTGTCTGATGGCGGTAAACGAGCCATGGATGCGGGACAGAATCTACAAAAAGCTCCTTAATAAATGGAGGGATAGGAATTATTAA
- a CDS encoding ABC transporter ATP-binding protein, translated as MMNRMIEVANLRKSYGNLTAVKDLSFYVEQGKLFSFLGPNGAGKSTTIDILCTLLDFDSGEVIINGLDLRRNSQAIRQMLGVVFQEGVLDDLLTVRENLNIRAGLYTSDKARIKNAVYAAAAATELNEILDRPYEKLSGGQRRRADIARAILPMPRILFLDEPTTGLDPQTRKSIWNTIRELQGKTGMTVFLTTHYMEEAAQSDYVVVIDHGVIAAKGTPTQLKTRYASDTLRLSVSDEAALRKIMEELKLEFTVLAGEYIVKLPNTMAALPIMEKCQGFIRSFQVLQGTMDDAFIGITGKELRQ; from the coding sequence ATGATGAATCGAATGATAGAAGTAGCCAACTTAAGAAAAAGTTATGGCAATCTAACTGCTGTAAAGGATTTAAGCTTTTATGTGGAGCAAGGCAAGCTGTTTTCTTTCCTTGGTCCCAATGGAGCAGGGAAATCGACTACTATTGATATCTTATGTACCTTGTTGGACTTTGACAGCGGAGAAGTCATTATCAACGGACTTGATCTTCGCCGGAACAGTCAGGCGATCCGGCAGATGCTCGGTGTTGTCTTTCAGGAAGGCGTACTGGATGACTTGCTTACCGTCAGGGAAAATCTGAACATCCGGGCAGGCCTATATACATCGGATAAAGCCAGGATTAAAAATGCTGTCTATGCAGCAGCAGCGGCAACGGAATTGAATGAGATTTTAGACAGGCCTTATGAAAAACTCTCAGGCGGCCAGAGGCGCAGAGCGGATATAGCCCGGGCCATTCTTCCTATGCCCCGGATTTTATTTCTTGATGAGCCAACCACCGGACTTGATCCTCAAACCCGGAAAAGTATTTGGAATACCATCAGAGAGCTGCAAGGAAAGACAGGTATGACGGTTTTTCTCACGACTCACTACATGGAAGAAGCTGCACAATCGGATTATGTGGTTGTGATTGATCACGGGGTAATAGCGGCCAAAGGAACGCCCACCCAATTAAAGACCCGGTATGCTTCGGACACTTTGAGATTGTCTGTTTCCGATGAAGCGGCACTGAGGAAAATTATGGAGGAATTAAAACTGGAATTTACTGTTTTGGCAGGTGAATATATTGTAAAACTTCCAAATACTATGGCTGCTCTCCCTATCATGGAAAAATGCCAGGGCTTCATCCGCAGTTTCCAGGTCCTCCAGGGTACCATGGATGACGCCTTTATTGGTATTACAGGAAAGGAGCTGAGGCAATGA
- a CDS encoding GntR family transcriptional regulator produces MEIIISSNTNKPIYEQITSQIKALIMSGELQTGDPVPSMRALAKSIHVSVITVQKAYEDLQRDGFIETTVGRGSFVSAQNKDFFQEEQQRKAEEHLQEAADIARTSGISLEKLVELLTLFYQEEE; encoded by the coding sequence GTGGAGATTATTATCAGCAGTAATACAAATAAGCCTATTTATGAGCAGATTACGTCTCAAATAAAAGCGCTGATTATGAGCGGTGAACTGCAGACAGGCGATCCTGTCCCTTCCATGCGGGCATTGGCTAAATCCATTCATGTCAGCGTTATCACCGTACAAAAAGCCTATGAAGACTTGCAAAGGGACGGCTTCATTGAAACAACCGTTGGGCGGGGCAGTTTTGTATCGGCGCAAAACAAAGATTTTTTTCAGGAAGAACAGCAGCGAAAAGCTGAGGAACATTTACAGGAAGCCGCAGATATTGCCCGCACCAGCGGGATATCACTGGAGAAGCTTGTAGAGCTTCTGACTCTGTTTTACCAAGAGGAGGAATAA
- a CDS encoding LURP-one-related/scramblase family protein translates to MRLMFKQRFFSWFDSYDIYDENGTAVYTVCGRQAWGHKLEIYDNSGNPLATLREQVLTFLPRFAIQIGGETVGTITKDFTFFKPSFSVDCNGWHVEGSFLEWDYSIISQTGSVVARIEKQLFHFTDTYLIDVADGQDSLLALMVVLAIDAVKCSKNKG, encoded by the coding sequence ATGAGGCTTATGTTTAAACAGCGTTTTTTTTCCTGGTTTGACAGTTATGACATTTATGATGAAAATGGTACCGCTGTATACACGGTATGCGGCAGGCAGGCATGGGGCCATAAGCTGGAAATCTATGACAACAGCGGCAATCCCCTTGCTACTTTAAGGGAGCAGGTGCTTACCTTTCTTCCGCGTTTTGCTATCCAGATCGGCGGAGAAACAGTGGGGACTATTACTAAGGATTTTACTTTTTTTAAGCCCTCTTTTTCTGTTGACTGCAATGGCTGGCATGTGGAAGGCAGTTTCCTGGAATGGGATTATTCCATTATCTCCCAGACCGGCAGTGTTGTTGCAAGGATCGAGAAACAGCTATTTCATTTTACCGATACATATTTGATCGATGTGGCCGATGGACAAGACAGTCTTCTGGCGCTTATGGTGGTTCTTGCCATTGATGCGGTCAAATGCAGTAAAAACAAAGGCTGA
- a CDS encoding AzlC family ABC transporter permease, with translation MNTKRELFKSGMADGIPICLGYFAVSFTFGIMALNYGLTPWQSVVMSLTNVTSAGQFAGLSIITAGAPFAEMAFAQLIINLRYCLMSCSLSQKLNKKTPFYHRLLIGYGITDEIFGVSVCKPGPLNPWYCYGLFLLAVPGWTLGTAAGAVFGRLLPVRALSALGVALYGMFLAIVIPPAKTNKVLAGVTAVSMALSLLFFLVPTLNRVSAGFKLIILTVAIAGAAAALFPVTDNREVSHE, from the coding sequence ATGAATACCAAAAGAGAATTATTTAAATCCGGGATGGCGGATGGGATCCCCATATGTCTCGGTTATTTCGCCGTGTCCTTTACCTTTGGGATCATGGCGCTAAATTATGGGCTGACCCCTTGGCAGTCTGTTGTAATGTCCCTTACCAATGTAACATCCGCAGGGCAGTTTGCCGGCCTGAGCATCATTACAGCCGGTGCTCCCTTTGCTGAAATGGCCTTTGCCCAGTTGATCATCAATCTGCGCTATTGTCTTATGTCCTGCTCTCTTTCCCAAAAACTTAATAAAAAAACTCCGTTTTACCACCGTCTGTTAATCGGTTACGGGATAACGGATGAGATATTTGGCGTTTCCGTGTGTAAACCGGGACCTTTAAATCCATGGTACTGTTACGGCCTGTTTCTCCTGGCTGTTCCGGGCTGGACACTGGGAACCGCTGCCGGAGCTGTCTTTGGACGCCTTCTGCCGGTAAGAGCCTTAAGTGCTCTGGGCGTGGCTTTGTATGGGATGTTCCTGGCCATTGTTATTCCGCCTGCAAAAACCAATAAAGTTCTGGCCGGAGTGACCGCTGTTTCTATGGCCCTAAGCCTTTTATTTTTCCTGGTCCCAACGCTGAACAGGGTGTCTGCGGGGTTTAAGCTGATCATTCTTACGGTTGCCATTGCGGGAGCTGCTGCCGCATTGTTCCCGGTAACAGATAACAGGGAGGTTTCCCATGAATAA